From the bacterium genome, the window CACCTTAAATAGCCAGCCCTGCCCATTATGTTGTATTCCTTTTGCTACAGCCCAAGCTTTTAGCATTTGGGCAGACGCACTCCAATATTTCTCTGATACCTGACAAAGGTCGTCTTCTTTTAGTTCCTTATCCCCCTGGGATAGGTATTTCTCTGCCCGATTTATGTATTTTTCTGCCTTAACATTCATCTTATCGCCTCCTTATACCTCTCAATATAATTGGCTCAAGGTCTAATCTATCATTTTTCATAGATATACTTTTAGTCTTTAGTCTATGGTCTTAAATTATACACCCATAGTTTTAAAAAAGCAAGCATTTTTTTAGCCTCTGGCAAAATAGGGTGTGCCAGCACCTTTGACATAGACACTGCCTGTAACGATGTATGTGCCGGTTGCGGCATACCAGGTGGTGTCTGCACTAATTACACCTGATACATACTCTTCTGCCCAGCCAACCTAGGCATACCCTCCCAAAACCCCTAATCCCAAAATTGCCAAACTTAAGATTTTCTTCATTTTTTTTCATTCCTCCTTTATTTCATCATAGGTGATAAGCTGGATGCCTAATTCTTTACAAAGGGCTATTGCATCTTTTTCTATCTCTACAGCAACAAGCACCTTTTTTGGCAAGATGCCCTTTTTCTTTTGGTAAAGAAGGGCTTTTTGTTCTAATGCCCCTACATCAGCCTTTTTGCAGGATGAGGCTATCTCAACCAGATAGCATTCCCCATTTTTTATTAAAATATCTGCCTCTACCGAGGAGGGATGGGAATAGACTATTCCGCTTTCATCAAAACACTCCCATCTTTCTATCTCTTTAACTTCAAATCTCTTAAAAAGCAATTCTTTAAAGATGTTTCTGACAGTTCCCTCTAGCTCTTTTCCCCATCGGCTGCCAATGGTGGTTATCCTTACATGTAATTCATCCCTAACTGATGTAAAGCCAAGGAGCATCTCTTTTCTGTGTTCCTCAAATCGCCTGTTGGTTTCCTCTCGCATCTGTTTCATCTCAGCAATCAATGCCTCAAACCTTCGGTCAACTGCCTCAAACCTTTTGTTTGTTTCTTTCCTGTGTTCC encodes:
- a CDS encoding DUF3782 domain-containing protein; translated protein: LQVLPILLKRDAQLRGSLYAILSETFATKDDFTRVLEEIRLLREETNKRFEEQREETRLLREETNKRFEEQREETNRRFETMERRFEEHRKETNKRFEAVDRRFEALIAEMKQMREETNRRFEEHRKEMLLGFTSVRDELHVRITTIGSRWGKELEGTVRNIFKELLFKRFEVKEIERWECFDESGIVYSHPSSVEADILIKNGECYLVEIASSCKKADVGALEQKALLYQKKKGILPKKVLVAVEIEKDAIALCKELGIQLITYDEIKEE